A window of Oncorhynchus mykiss isolate Arlee unplaced genomic scaffold, USDA_OmykA_1.1 un_scaffold_390, whole genome shotgun sequence contains these coding sequences:
- the LOC118954552 gene encoding uncharacterized protein LOC118954552, translated as MLVVRLLSKIQTQTDLYPTDVTRTSQDLIPKVIAAFCAWSGCSETQAYPKNLKSHKVYSTVYKHLLKEFGSEKILQLAVSTQDSTFNRILVKSLSKELLHSCNEASRAASRTSFEATRPEALLMAEDVKATRGKLSFLQRLARLKFNLKPFMMGNKKNSRHSESKDQTTAEEIMLAHPATFGLPEGLPSTSQQEKPRKRPLLIRMFSTISIGLSKPFKRFSKQA; from the exons atgttagtggtgagacttctgtcaaaaatccaaacccaaactgatctgtacccaactgacgtcacacgcacgtcacaagacctgattccaaaagttatagctgccttctgtgcatggtcaggctgctctgagacccaagcttatcccaagaacctgaagagtcacaaagtatacagcaccgtctacaaacatctgttgaaggagtttggctcagagaaaatactccaactggccgtgtcgactcaggactcCACTTTCAATAGGATTCTTGTGAAGTCATTGAGCAAGGAGCTTCTCCACAGTTGTAACGAGGCATCAAGAGCAGCCTCAAGAACATCTTTCGAAGCCACCAGGCCAGAAGCTCTTCTCATGGCTGAAGATGTGAAGGCTACCAGAGGGAAGCTGTCTTTCCTACAAAGGCTTGCCAGACTGAAATTCAACTTAAAG ccattcatgatgggaaacaagaagaattcccgccattctgaatccaaagaccagactactgctgaagagatcatgt TGGCACATCCTGCCACGTTTGGACTCCCAGAgggtcttccctccacctctcaacaGGAGAAGCCTCGCAAACGTCCCCTTCTAATCAGGATGTTTTCCACCATCTCCATAGGCCTATCCAAGCCATTCAAACGGTTTTCAAAGCAAGCTTAA
- the LOC118954551 gene encoding uncharacterized protein LOC118954551 isoform X2, with product MSYVAQREDGDPQREGKEVVEEEPVATPKEEAKKGRKAKSKRSGKKSRKLGTDNDAVSRNKHLDRGSVIELLEKKAVQATFGPGNKDEMEYSYPILISFLRNLTDEQWQVIYKGLKNPMTKEQLAKLCKTIVTFIAQTTLQILLPALARVLGVKDFADDDTDSPKRGGSARSFAAFDQERLELIREVRYLAKKMYKGGTGAQHLRSLTPSSKSSQTSVKVLLGMTEDRIIKSVQEQLSDHNILSSCPPELTVGLIKVVVEQLNSALSATISRAISGRSSPISSGTQAAEQMVNMVQKCFDDHTTPEDQSSTSVLESCIPPATEEVMTVITEMVGELEKEDPELAKVFREVAVKVKMLASGSDLVVEHLDVEDSPVPEELNIICTSCKAMMQNLGTLFSVKFKTKASKAVSEILVRRLMSDISGMVQPSHSFSTTPSLMNASSPSDRILDSAATELIQTKVESEASQIIDNFVEDVKDIVQYAELDQPTSTQRDTQVGHCTTKRKPFHAARRLCERLQAKLETLFLRMGGAPVQGEELMEKADSSAVLLEHTDSSDLPVSILSLPSPCRSESPISERSSSSLSDGCDSTDSVGEKTPKQPETSKSEAILQVVNSTGLGSLRKCQSENSQPLLSLCDSNMVPCTKEVLSQIVTMYRSEVADLECTSSVAEGSSYNSLEVCGFLDSVMSYLEDMPVSGSSWLEGLRDTPASVIEKLSSEEFQMNATNEVRKILIKSVSSFPSKVSSSQTDSQMLPAKSTISLRHTDITAFEIVGSITNDMKSLFPPTESSTTLWQADSMLQQSDEKTSEYTEATPKGSQSGLEVSEKKIWTTAKTIYHNVKTKMMNYFTWQNQVKATTAQAKKTLSHILVLIQKELAKSDQTVTALSQIENVVGMMLKDVERVSSECGEELIYQAPQRSSSSLSSSSARSKKSEWEFSLPGTPISSDLPESITQPIVRCSVIDMGKSTKPKTLVCDARESMSAIVDTIIKEVHPEEEGEVAFHPDLTAAIARLEELISQGRIGALSRDLTHQVNRIISESNLTPLVLTAGKSASDTVLTELKRNDKTVGKPTAYKLVQLFAEESVKRLLLPSLVPSTASMSLAQGVSVPASVSEDRISCSFSTSAFSDTVSLFTKVMVSQVMDSVVSDAQGRGSSPTGTVTDIGSLLSGKSYHLPSFSAISMTTSGTSNAAQGFEANIDAEERDTISCFGVPQSIVCDQNSTSPDVASLSTPSTVNLVGDDDFTGLISMLVVRLLSKIQTQTDLYPTDVTRTSQDLIPKVIAAFCAWSGCSETQAYPKNLKSHKVYSTVYKHLLKEFGSEKILQLAVSTQDSTFNRILVKSLSKELLHSCNEASRAASRTSFEATRPEALLMAEDVKATRGKLSFLQRLARLKFNLKPFMMGNKKNSRHSESKDQTTAEEIMLAHPATFGLPEGLPSTSQQEKPRKRPLLIRMFSTISIGLSKPFKRFSKQA from the exons TCTCCAGGAATAAACACCTGGATAGAGGATCTGTAATTGAGCTCCTGGAGAAGAAAGCTGTTCAGGCTACATTCGGCCCAGGCAACAAGGATGAGATGGAATACTCctacccaatcctcatctcattcctgcgcaatcttactgatga gcagtggcaagtgatctacaaaggactaaaaaaccct atgacgaaggaacagcttgccaaattgtgcaagacaattgtaaccttcatcgcacagaccaccctgcagatcctgctgccaGCCCTGGCCCGCGTACTTGGGGTAAAGGACTTTGCTGACGAcgacactgactcacccaagaGGGGTGGCAGTGCAAGATCCTTTGCTGCCTTTGATCAGGAAAGACTGGAGCTCATCCGGGAAGTTAGATATCTGGCGAAGAAAATGTATAAGGGCGGCACAGGGGCTCAACATCTCAGGTCCCTAACACCCTCTTCTAAGAG ttcccagacctcagtgaaagtcctcctgggaatgacagaggacagaatcatcaaaagtgtccaggagcaactgtcTGATCATAATATCCTGTCCTCTTGCCCACCTGAGCTGACTGTTGGTCTTATCAAGGTGGTGGTCGAACAGCTTAACTCTGCCCTCTCTGCGACCATCAGCAGAGCCATTTCAGGGCGGTCCTCCCCTATTTCTTCTGGTACCCAGGCCGCTGAACAaatggtcaacatggtccagaaatgttttgatgatcACACCACCCCAGAGGACCAGAGCTCTACCTCTGTATTAGAGTCATGCATTCCACCTGCAACAGAAGAAGTGATGACTGTTATCACAGAGATGGTGGGTGAATTGGAAAAAGAAGATCCGGAATTGGCTAAGGTTTTTCGAGAAGTGGCTGTGAAAGTTAAAATGTTGGCATCTGGCAGTGACCTTGTAGTGGAGCACCTGGATGTTGAAGACTCTCCTGTTCCAGAGGAGCTGAACATAATATGTACATcttgcaaagcaatgatgcaaaatcttggcactctgtttagtgtgaagttcaagaccaaagcctcaaaggctgtgagtgaaattcttgtgagaaggttaatgagcgatatctctggtatggttcAACCTTCTCATTCGTTTAGTACCACTCCAAGCTTGATGAATGCATCTAGCCCATCTGACAGGATCCTTGATTCTGCGGCCACTGAGCTCATACAGACCAAAGTAGAATCTGAGGCATCACAAATAATTGATAACTTTGTTGAAGATGTCAAGGACATTGTGCAGTATGCTGAATTAGATCAGCCAACAAGCACCCAGAGAGATACCCAAGTGGGACACTGTACGACAAAGCGGAAACCCTTCCATGCAGCTCGTAGACTCTGCGAGAGACTTCAGGCAAAGCTGGAGACATTGTTCCTCAGAATGGGTGGAGCTCCAGTCCAAGGGGAAGAACTTATGGAAAAAGCTGACTCCAGTGCTGTGCTTCTGGAGCATACTGACTCCAGTGATCTGCCTGTTTCAATCCTGAGCTTGCCTTCCCCATGTAGGAGTGAATCCCCTATATCAGAACGTAGTTCATCTTCTTTATCTGATGGATGTGATTCAACTGACTCTGTAGGAGAGAAAACACCAAAGCAACCTGAAACCAGTAAGAGTGAGGCAATACTGCAAGTGGTCAACTCAACAGGACTTGGTTCTCTCCGTAAATGCCAAAGTGAGAACTCTCAaccattactgtctctctgtgattccAACATGGTGCCCTGCACCAAAGAGGTCTTGTCCCAGATTGTGACCATGTATAGGTCAGAGGTGGCAGATTTGGAATGCACATCATCTGTTGCAGAGGGTTCCTCTTACAACTCCCTTGAAGTCTGTGGCTTTTTGGACAGTGTCATGTCTTATCTAGAAGACATGCCTGTGTCTGGTTCTTCATGGTTGGAAGGATTAAGAGATACTCCAGCCTCAGTCATTGAGAAACTCTCCAGTGAGGAGTTCCAGATGAACGCTACCAACGAAGTGCGAAAAATACTGATCAAATCAGTCAGTAGCTTTCCCAGCAAAGTCAGTTCCAGCCAGACAGATTCTCAGATGTTGCCAGCAAAATCAACAATTTCCTTAAGGCATACAGATATAACTGCTTTTGAAATCGTTGgatcaattacaaatgacatgaagagccttttcccacccacagagtcttctactactctatggcaggcagactctatgcttcaacagagtgatgagaaaacctcagagtacactgaggccacacccaaaggctcacagtctggtttggaagtatctgagaagaagatctggacaactgcaaagactatttaccacaatgtgaagacaaagatgatgaattattttacatggcaaaatcaagtcaaagcaacaacggctcaagccAAAAAGACCCTCAGCCATATTCTGGTTTTAATTCAGAAAGAGCTGGCAAAATCTGACCAAACGGTGACTGCGCTTTCACAAATAGAGAATGTGGTTGGAATGATGCTGAAGGATGTTGAAAGGGTAAGCAGTGAATGTGGTGAGGAACTGATCTATCAAGCGCCACAGCGTtcttcctcctcgttgtcatcctcatctgccagatcaaagaagtcagagtgggaattttcactccctggcactcccatctcTTCTGATTTACCAGAGAGTATTACTCAGCCCATTGTGAGATGCTCAGTCATCGACATGGGCAAATCTACTAAGCCAAAAACATTGGTGTGTGATGCCAGGGAAAGCATGTCTGCAATAGTGGATACCATCATAAAGGAGGTACatccagaggaagaaggggaggttgcattccaccctgatctaacagctgcaatagcaagactggaggagctcatatctcagggtaggattggtgctctctcacgtgatcttactcaccaagtcaaccgcatcatttctgagagcaacttgacccctctggttctgacagctggaaagagtgcatccgatacagtccttactgagctgaagaggaatgacaagacggtggggaagcccacagcttacaagctggttcagctttttgcagaggagtctgtgaagcgcctcttgcttcctagccttgtgccctctacagcttcaatgagtttggctcagggaGTTAGTGTGCCGGCTAGCGTATCTGAAGATAGGATTTCATGTTCTTTTTCTACATCAGCATTTAGTGACACAGTCAGCCTGTTTACCAAAGTAATGGTAAGCCAGGTCATGGACTCTGTGGTTTCTGATGCACAAGGCAGAGGGTCATCTCCAACCGGAACTGTAACTGATATAGGCAGTCTACTGAGTGGTAAGTCCTACCATCTGCCATCTTTCTCCgccatcagcatgacaacaagtgggacctccaatgctgcacAAGGCTTTGAGGCCAACATAGATGCTGAGGAAAGGGATACCATCAGTTGTTTCGGTGTACCTCAGAGCATTGTTTGTGATCAGAATTCAACCAGCCCGGATGTTGCCTCGCTTTCAACCCCATCCACTGTTAACTTAGTCGGTGATGATGACTTCACcggcctcatcagcatgttagtGGTGAGACTTCTGTCAAAAATACAAACCCAAACTGATCTGTACCCAACTGACGTCACACGCACGTCACAAGACCTGATTCCAAAAGTTATAGCTGCcttctgtgcatggtcaggctgctctgagacccaagcttatcccaagaacctgaagagtcacaaagtatacagcaccgtctacaaacatctgttgaaggagtttggctcagagaaaatactccaactggccgtgtcgactcaggactcCACTTTCAATAGGATTCTTGTGAAGTCATTGAGCAAGGAGCTTCTCCACAGTTGTAACGAGGCATCAAGAGCAGCCTCAAGAACATCTTTCGAAGCCACCAGGCCAGAAGCTCTTCTCATGGCTGAAGATGTGAAGGCTACCAGAGGGAAG